One stretch of Armigeres subalbatus isolate Guangzhou_Male chromosome 2, GZ_Asu_2, whole genome shotgun sequence DNA includes these proteins:
- the LOC134209517 gene encoding uncharacterized protein LOC134209517, with amino-acid sequence MYGAILENRGPRVSFRLVGEKRPVRSCFDPPLTDDGRYIVELPKQPNFDAMIRRFELLERRFAKDFKLKEDNDKFMMEYLSLGHMKLVPETMVAIECFLPHHPVIKESSSTTKTRVVFDGSSKSTTGFSLNHGLQALCVGPTVQDELLDLVVRNRKFPMAMTADIVKMYRQVLVNPNDTPLQKIKY; translated from the coding sequence ATGTATGGAGCGATTCTGGAAAATAGAGGACCTCGGGTTTCGTTCCGCCTTGTAGGTGAAAAAAGGCCTGTGAGGAGTTGTTTCGATCCACCGTTAACCGACGACGGCAGGTACATTGTTGAGCTGCCCAAGCAGCCAAACTTCGATGCAATGATTCGCCGTTTTGAGTTACTAGAACGCAGATTTGCTAAGGATTTTAAGCTGAAGGAAGATAATGATAAGTTCATGATGGAATACTTGTCACTTGGTCACATGAAACTTGTTCCAGAAACCATGGTTGCCATCGAATGCTTCCTTCCCCATCATCCTGTTATAAAAGAATCCAGTAGTACCACTAAAACCAGAGTCGTTTTCGACGGCTCGAGTAAATCTACAACCGGATTCTCTTTAAACCATGGCCTGCAGGCCCTATGTGTAGGACCGACTGTGCAGGATGAGCTGCTGGATCTTGTTGTACGGAATCGCAAATTTCCTATGGCTATGACAGCAGACATAGTAAAAATGTACCGTCAGGTTCTGGTAAACCCGAACGATACCCCTCTGCAAAAGATTAAATATTGA